Proteins co-encoded in one Prunus persica cultivar Lovell chromosome G6, Prunus_persica_NCBIv2, whole genome shotgun sequence genomic window:
- the LOC109950035 gene encoding LOW QUALITY PROTEIN: G-type lectin S-receptor-like serine/threonine-protein kinase LECRK3 (The sequence of the model RefSeq protein was modified relative to this genomic sequence to represent the inferred CDS: inserted 1 base in 1 codon; substituted 1 base at 1 genomic stop codon) — protein sequence MLLKLCCHFPPKTFVWSANGNNPEQKGFKVKLTADGQFRLNEAATDKQIXVADSAGTGVAHAAMLDTGNFVLANLKSINLWESFDQPTDTILPAQTLNQEAILFXYKETNYSRGRFQLTLQHDGNFVLYTTNFPFDAPNSAYWSTQTFDGGSQVIFDQSGSIYLRAGNGTIIMMVMSNTISMQDFYKKATLEYDGVFRYYVYPKSTRSTVGRWSMAWSTLSYVPSNICTSLVEYTGGGACGFNSLCRHDDEGKSCQCPYGYSYTDPNDVLKGCKQDFVSQSCDEASLETDSFYFQEMQNTDWPYSAYDEDWCRQSCLSDCFCAVAIFRKNECWKKMFPLSNGVIDPSVGGKALIKMRKDNSTLTPGGTDSEKKNTSTLMLIGALLSSLDSFMEDVKMNLISKQEWVHINVDMLLGIMAFELAYAFCFLLMQLPFSTIAQTDGKNISLGSSLTALDNKSFWASPSGEFAFGFQEIGKYGFLLAIWFNKVPERTIVWSANGDNLVQKGSTVELTSAGQFRLNDITTGKQIWVASSYGTGVVYAAMLDTGNFVLANRNSIHLWASFDQPTDTILPTQTLSQNSRLFARYTASNYSRGRFQLTLESDGNLRLYTTLFPLDSINSPYWSTNIKDSGVELMFNQSGSIYLTASNGSILTMVSDEIVSMQDFYQRATLDYDGVFRHYVYPKSTGSSVGSWNMAWSTLSYKPKDICMSIFQDKGVGACGFNSICTQDQGPICQCPYGYTDMDPADVWKGCKPNFVPQSCGEASSPEAHLFYFAEMQNANWPVTEYNYFQPATEDWCRQACLADCFCAVANYRDGQCWLKGSPLFNGRIEPGSGIKALIKVRNESSTLISGDRDSRKKDNSTLILVGSLLLSSSEFLNILLLLITYLIVSRMYCGRAKVIQPYLVMNLKYFTYEELEEATNGFKEELGRGAFATVFKGVLRSSDNGKYVAVKRLDNMVKDNELEFKAEISSIGKTNHKNLVQLLGFCNEGQHRILVYEFMSNGSLAGFLFGESMPNWYKRRQIALGIARGLLYLHEDCSSQIIHCDIKPQNILLDDSIGARISDFGLAKLLKMDQTHTTTRIRGTKGYVAPEWFKNLPITLKVDVYSYGILLLEIVCCRRNFEQQAEDEDQMILADWAYDCYEQKKLHLLFKNDDEAMEDMKTMEKYVMIAIWCIQEDPSLRPTTKKLTLMLEGTVEVSIPPNPSSFTSSIM from the exons ATGCTTCTAAAACTCTG CTGCCATTTTCCACCAAAAACTTTTGTGTGGTCAGCCAATGGTAATAATCCAGAGCAAAAAGGATTCAAAGTTAAGCTCACTGCGGATGGACAGTTTAGGCTCAATGAGGCTGCAACAGACAAACAAATATGAGTTGCTGATTCTGCAGGTACTGGAGTTGCCCATGCAGCCATGCTTGACACAGGAAATTTTGTGCTGGCTAACCTTAAGTCAATCAATTTGTGGGAGAGTTTTGATCAGCCAACTGACACAATCTTGCCTGCACAGACTCTAAATCAAGAAGCCATACTCT GATATAAGGAAACAAATTACTCAAGAGGGAGATTCCAGCTTACCTTGCAACATGATGGGAATTTCGTGCTTTACACGACAAATTTCCCATTCGATGCTCCTAATTCTGCTTATTGGTCAACTCAAACATTTGATGGTGGCTCTCAGGTCATCTTCGACCAATCTGGCTCTATTTACCTTAGAGCCGGGAATGGGACAATAATTATGATGGTAATGTCCAATACAATTTCAATGCAGGACTTCTACAAGAAAGCAACTCTTGAGTATGATGGAGTTTTTAGATACTATGTGTACCCTAAAAGTACTCGCTCAACTGTGGGAAGGTGGTCCATGGCTTGGTCGACTTTGTCCTATGTGCCTTCAAATATCTGCACCTCACTCGTGGAATATACGGGCGGCGGTGCATGTGGATTCAACAGCTTATGTAGACATgatgatgaaggaaaaagttgCCAGTGTCCATATGGTTACAGCTATACTGATCCAAATGATGTGTTGAAAGGATGCAAACAGGACTTTGTCTCACAAAGTTGTGACGAAGCCTCACTAGAAAcagattctttttattttcaagagaTGCAGAACACAGATTGGCCTTATTCTGCGTATGATGAGGATTGGTGCAGGCAGAGTTGCCTGAGTGATTGTTTCTGCGCCGTTGCCATTTTCAGGAAAAATGAGTGCTGGAAGAAGATGTTTCCACTTTCAAACGGGGTGATTGACCCCAGTGTTGGTGGAAAAGCTCTGATCAAAATGAGGAAAGACAATTCTACTTTAACACCTGGGGGCACAgattcagaaaagaaaaatacttcaACTTTGATGCTCATTGGAGCGCTCTTGAGTAGCTTG GACAGCTTCATGGAGGATGTCAAgatgaatttaatttctaaGCAAGAATGGGTACATAt aaatgtAGATATGCTTCTTGGTATCATGGCTTTTGAACTAGCATATGCTTTCTGCTTTCTGCTTATGCAGCTgccattttcaaccattgcTCAAACTGATGGCAAGAATATATCATTGGGCTCATCCCTTACTGCACTGGACAATAAGTCTTTCTGGGCCTCACCATCTGGGGAATTTGCTTTTGGTTTCCAAGAAATTGGTAAATATGGCTTCTTACTTGCCATCTGGTTTAACAAAGTACCTGAAAGAACTATTGTCTGGTCTGCCAATGGCGATAATCTAGTGCAAAAAGGATCCACAGTTGAACTCACAAGTGCTGGGCAGTTTAGGCTCAATGATATTACAACAGGCAAACAAATCTGGGTGGCTTCTTCTTATGGTACTGGAGTTGTCTATGCAGCCATGCTTGACACAGGAAACTTCGTGCTGGCCAACCGAAACTCAATCCATTTGTGGGCGAGTTTTGATCAGCCAACTGATACAATCCTACCCACACAGACTCTTAGTCAAAACAGCAGACTCTTCGCTCGCTACACGGCATCAAATTACTCAAGAGGAAGATTCCAGCTTACCTTAGAATCTGATGGAAATCTCAGGCTTTACACAACACTATTCCCATTGGATTCAATTAACTCTCCTTACTGGTCAACCAACATTAAGGACAGTGGTGTTGAGCTGATGTTCAACCAGTCTGGCTCCATTTACCTTACAGCCAGTAACGGAAGCATACTTACAATGGTATCAGACGAAATAGTTTCAATGCAAGATTTCTACCAGAGAGCAACTCTTGACTATGACGGAGTTTTCAGGCACTATGTGTACCCTAAAAGCACTGGCTCAAGTGTCGGGTCATGGAACATGGCTTGGTCCACCTTGTCCTACAAACCTAAAGATATATGCATGAGTATTTTTCAAGATAAAGGCGTTGGCGCATGCGGGTTCAACAGCATATGTACACAGGACCAAGGACCAATTTGCCAATGTCCATATGGTTATACCGATATGGATCCAGCTGATGTGTGGAAAGGATGCAAACCGAACTTTGTTCCACAAAGCTGTGGTGAGGCCTCATCACCAGAAGcacatcttttttattttgcagaGATGCAAAATGCGAATTGGCCTGTGACTGAATACAACTATTTTCAGCCGGCAACTGAGGATTGGTGCAGGCAGGCTTGCCTAGCTGACTGTTTCTGTGCCGTTGCCAATTACAGAGACGGGCAGTGTTGGCTGAAAGGAAGCCCACTTTTCAATGGGAGGATTGAACCCGGTAGCGGAATAAAAGCTCTGATCAAGGTAAGGAATGAAAGTTCAACCTTGATATCTGGTGACAGAGATTCGAGAAAGAAAGACAATTCAACATTGATCCTAGTTGGATCACTTCTCTTGAGTAGCTCGGAGTTTCTTAACATCCTCTTACTGCTAATAACCTATCTGATTGTTTCTCGCATGTATTGTGGAAGAGCAAAGGTTATTCAACCTTACCTGGTCATGAACTTGAAATATTTCACTTATGAAGAGCTAGAAGAAGCTACCAATGGATTCAAGGAAGAACTAGGACGTGGTGCTTTTGCAACAGTTTTTAAAGGAGTTTTAAGGTCGTCTGATAATGGGAAATATGTTGCTGTCAAAAGATTGGACAATATGGTTAAAGACAATGAGTTGGAATTCAAAGCTGAAATTAGCTCAATTGGCAAAACAAATCACAAAAATTTGGTCCAACTACTAGGATTTTGCAATGAGGGGCAGCACCGAATTCTTGTATATGAGTTTATGAGCAACGGATCCTTAGCGGGCTTCCTCTTTGGAGAGTCAATGCCAAATTGGTACAAAAGAAGGCAAATTGCCTTGGGAATTGCAAGAGGGCTCTTGTATTTACATGAAGACTGCAGCAGCCAAATCATACATTGTGACATTAAGCCTCAAAACATTCTACTAGATGACTCTATCGGTGCAAGAATATCCGACTTTGGATTGGCCAAGCTTTTGAAAATGGACCAGACTCACACCACTACTAGAATCAGGGGAACTAAAGGCTATGTGGCCCCTGAATGGTTTAAAAACTTGCCCATCACGCTGAAGGTGGATGTTTACAGCTATGGCATTTTGCTACTGGAGATTGTTTGCTGCAGGAGGAACTTTGAACAACAGGCAGAGGATGAAGATCAAATGATACTAGCTGATTGGGCATATGATTGCTATGAGCAAAAGAAACTGCATCTACTATTCAAGAATGATGACGAGGCAATGGAAGACATGAAGACGATGGAGAAGTATGTGATGATTGCAATATGGTGCATTCAGGAGGATCCATCACTGAGACCGACAACGAAGAAACTCACACTAATGCTTGAAGGAACTGTTGAAGTCTCAATTCCACCAAATCCGTCCTCATTTACAAGTTCAATAATGTAA